The Candidatus Eremiobacterota bacterium genome has a window encoding:
- a CDS encoding peptide ABC transporter substrate-binding protein, with protein sequence MIPRLLAAGAIAAFALCGCTKIGQSSSGGPENAAQGPHPDRLVFSAAADPKNLNPAFASASPVLDLSAFLFSYTVRYDDHAKPVPDAVSEVPTVENGDVSADGKTIKYKLRHGIKFHDGVELTCTDLRFTWQVMMNPKNNVITTDGWNKIRDVDCSDPYVAVVHMKETYAPFLQQLWSLNGNGPIMPEHLLAKLNDSKGSLNTAPYNSAPVGSGPYKFVSWDRGSQVRFEAFPDYFLGKPKISEVVYKIIPDQNTLATQVLTHELDLAYNLAASSYDRVKASPGNVVETPVIYTFDHIDFNLKRPLFGDVRVRRALTYAIDRKSMLAKIRHGLGELSDTFLDPTLFPGDQNPSIMKYPYDPAKAKALLDEAGWKPGADGIRTKNGQRLEFQISTQTESTQGQLLQAQVQTYWRAVGANAIVKNYPTPLFFDNTANGVLQGGKYDVAFFAWVAAADIDQGAIYSGHYLAPKGQNALFWDNPVATKAMDDANKTVDQKKRVQDYMTVQAEFAKDDPSIILWFRKDLEVHTGALQDFTPTPVITTPFWDTWEYHY encoded by the coding sequence ATGATCCCTCGTCTTCTCGCCGCGGGGGCGATCGCCGCGTTCGCCCTTTGCGGCTGCACCAAGATCGGTCAGTCCTCGTCCGGCGGCCCCGAAAATGCCGCGCAGGGTCCGCATCCGGATCGGTTGGTGTTCTCGGCTGCGGCCGATCCGAAAAATCTGAACCCGGCGTTCGCATCGGCGAGCCCGGTGCTCGACCTCTCCGCGTTCTTGTTCTCGTACACGGTGCGATACGACGACCACGCGAAGCCGGTCCCGGACGCTGTCTCCGAGGTCCCGACCGTCGAAAACGGCGACGTCAGTGCCGACGGCAAGACGATCAAGTACAAACTGCGGCACGGGATCAAGTTCCACGACGGCGTCGAGCTGACGTGCACGGACTTGCGCTTCACCTGGCAAGTGATGATGAATCCCAAAAATAACGTCATCACGACCGACGGGTGGAACAAGATTCGCGACGTCGACTGCAGCGACCCCTACGTCGCCGTCGTCCACATGAAGGAAACGTACGCGCCGTTTCTCCAGCAGCTGTGGAGCCTTAACGGTAACGGGCCGATCATGCCGGAGCACTTGCTGGCGAAGCTCAACGACTCGAAGGGAAGCCTGAACACTGCGCCCTACAACTCGGCGCCCGTCGGAAGCGGCCCGTACAAGTTCGTCTCGTGGGACCGCGGCAGCCAAGTTCGCTTCGAGGCCTTCCCCGATTACTTCCTCGGCAAGCCGAAGATTAGCGAGGTCGTTTACAAGATCATCCCCGATCAAAACACACTCGCGACGCAGGTGCTCACCCACGAGCTGGACTTGGCATACAATCTCGCCGCGTCGTCGTACGATCGCGTGAAGGCGTCGCCTGGGAACGTCGTTGAGACGCCGGTGATCTACACGTTCGACCATATCGACTTCAATCTGAAACGGCCGCTCTTCGGGGACGTGCGCGTCCGCCGCGCGCTGACATATGCGATCGATCGCAAGTCGATGCTCGCGAAAATTCGCCACGGACTGGGCGAGCTCAGCGACACATTCCTCGACCCGACGCTCTTTCCGGGCGACCAGAACCCTTCCATCATGAAGTACCCGTACGACCCGGCCAAGGCGAAGGCGCTGCTCGACGAAGCCGGCTGGAAGCCGGGCGCCGACGGGATTCGCACGAAGAACGGGCAGCGGCTGGAGTTTCAGATCTCGACGCAGACCGAGTCGACGCAGGGCCAACTGCTTCAGGCGCAAGTCCAGACATACTGGCGCGCCGTCGGTGCGAACGCGATCGTGAAGAACTATCCGACCCCGCTGTTCTTTGACAATACGGCGAACGGGGTCTTGCAGGGCGGCAAATACGACGTCGCCTTCTTCGCTTGGGTCGCCGCCGCCGACATCGATCAGGGCGCGATCTACTCCGGGCACTATCTCGCGCCAAAGGGCCAGAACGCGCTGTTCTGGGACAACCCCGTCGCAACCAAGGCGATGGACGATGCGAACAAGACCGTCGACCAGAAGAAGCGCGTGCAAGATTACATGACGGTGCAGGCGGAGTTCGCGAAGGACGATCCGTCGATCATCCTGTGGTTCCGAAAGGATCTTGAGGTGCATACCGGCGCCTTGCAAGACTTCACGCCGACGCCGGTGATCACGACACCGTTTTGGGACACGTGGGAGTACCACTACTGA
- a CDS encoding Lrp/AsnC family transcriptional regulator — MTSTVPVWIDDPTNAAILAVSEDRLAGFQLDPFGEIAERSGVPVATVLERIVAMLRAGTIRRVRQTLMATSLADGALCAWQVPPEKLNAAFEWLFRDDPFSGHVVIRTTDSATPGSNYRLWTTLKVPQGFSLEKHAAFLAATIGAERYRLMPAKALFALGVGHVRRRGTEPGARAPELAEVKDTNVVALSDQEWRVLAAIKRELAPEEIVRDVWAGRAREAGVSLAELERIGRQLNEKGVIGRFSTFLEHVKPNANAGGQSVTRYNALFHWKVPPGRELDAGREVGRHYIMTHAYWREGGPEFQGVNVMGVAHGTEKDTLLAHKAAIDAHLREAGIAFDYTNVFWGGRSEIKPSEIAPAAYAAFCDRHQLDPEAMRP; from the coding sequence ATGACTTCAACGGTCCCGGTCTGGATCGACGATCCGACCAACGCGGCGATCCTCGCGGTGAGCGAGGATCGCCTTGCGGGCTTTCAGCTCGACCCGTTCGGTGAGATCGCCGAGCGCAGCGGGGTCCCCGTCGCGACGGTCCTCGAGCGGATCGTCGCAATGCTGCGCGCGGGGACGATCCGCCGCGTGCGGCAGACGCTGATGGCGACGAGCCTCGCCGACGGCGCGCTGTGCGCCTGGCAGGTTCCGCCGGAGAAGCTGAACGCGGCGTTCGAGTGGCTCTTCCGCGACGATCCGTTCTCCGGCCACGTCGTGATCCGCACGACCGACAGCGCGACGCCCGGCTCGAACTACCGGTTGTGGACAACGCTCAAGGTTCCGCAGGGCTTCTCGCTGGAGAAGCACGCCGCGTTCCTCGCCGCGACGATCGGCGCCGAGCGGTATCGGCTGATGCCGGCCAAGGCGCTCTTCGCGCTGGGCGTCGGTCACGTGCGGCGGCGCGGGACGGAGCCGGGGGCGCGCGCGCCGGAGCTGGCCGAGGTGAAGGACACCAACGTGGTCGCGCTGAGCGACCAGGAGTGGCGCGTGCTGGCCGCGATCAAGCGCGAGCTGGCGCCCGAGGAGATCGTGCGCGACGTGTGGGCCGGGCGCGCGCGAGAAGCCGGCGTCTCGCTCGCAGAGCTGGAGCGCATCGGGCGGCAGCTGAACGAGAAGGGCGTCATCGGGCGCTTCTCGACCTTTCTCGAGCACGTGAAGCCGAACGCGAACGCCGGCGGGCAGAGCGTGACCCGCTACAACGCGCTGTTCCACTGGAAGGTCCCGCCGGGCCGCGAGCTGGACGCGGGGCGCGAGGTCGGCCGGCACTACATCATGACGCACGCCTACTGGCGCGAGGGCGGGCCCGAGTTCCAAGGCGTCAACGTCATGGGCGTCGCGCACGGCACCGAGAAGGACACGCTGCTCGCGCACAAGGCCGCGATCGACGCGCACTTGCGTGAAGCGGGGATCGCGTTCGACTACACCAACGTGTTCTGGGGCGGGCGCAGCGAGATCAAGCCGTCCGAGATCGCGCCGGCGGCGTACGCCGCGTTCTGCGACAGGCATCAGCTCGATCCGGAGGCAATGCGTCCATGA
- a CDS encoding TolC family protein, whose translation MMRSASLSRALAGVALTALALTSRPGLAQTPTTPATPAPTARPAVTPAPLASPSARPQTPSALPGATGTAPPGTAPGAPSGTRPSGGSAAINASAIPTLAPADQASPLPYPAYGTPAPVIQTRVAPGVPQVITLQQATLIAYARSPLLAAARADVEIASAPVSLAQSALFPAVTGNASTTHSHREAGGGNTGTTGTASGGAATFNPNVTTNSLTVGLQQLIFDGGRVAAQIRSARASQSASIATYQRQLQTVAFNVATAYYNTLAAQRQTQVALTTVQLDQVQESLVTAQIRAGTAARADLATAQLPTAQARVAVIRAQAAQNVALATFANTLGLDADVAVQPKDDVPALSATSGTLAVNPAFPTPTYQQAVTRALALRPDLTAQQQNVAASRENVRAARLGNFPNLSGTANYGTSSTDPSGGTFRNNGSIGVALSIPIYDRGVTRAQTAQAQGQLDLAQANLQTAEQGVQLNVRQALVNLVSAYAALDQTNAELTKAQQVLQSTEAQYRAGVTTLPLLLNAQVGITQALTDEVNAVYTVRQAEQALLFAEGVNANG comes from the coding sequence GTGATGCGTTCGGCTTCGCTCTCGCGCGCGCTCGCCGGCGTCGCGCTGACGGCGCTCGCGCTCACCTCGCGGCCCGGGCTCGCGCAGACGCCGACCACGCCGGCGACTCCGGCGCCGACCGCGCGGCCGGCGGTCACCCCGGCACCCCTCGCCTCGCCTTCGGCGCGCCCGCAGACCCCGAGCGCGCTCCCCGGCGCGACCGGGACCGCGCCGCCGGGGACCGCGCCCGGGGCGCCGTCGGGAACCCGTCCTTCGGGCGGATCGGCGGCGATCAACGCCTCGGCGATCCCGACGCTGGCGCCGGCCGATCAGGCCTCGCCGCTCCCGTATCCCGCCTACGGCACTCCGGCGCCGGTGATCCAAACGCGCGTCGCTCCGGGCGTCCCGCAAGTGATCACGCTGCAGCAGGCGACGCTGATCGCGTACGCGCGCTCGCCGCTGCTCGCCGCCGCGCGCGCCGACGTCGAGATCGCGAGCGCGCCGGTGAGCCTCGCGCAGAGCGCGCTCTTCCCCGCGGTCACCGGCAACGCGTCGACGACGCACTCGCACCGCGAAGCCGGCGGGGGCAACACCGGAACGACCGGCACGGCGAGCGGCGGCGCCGCGACGTTCAATCCGAACGTGACGACGAACAGCCTGACGGTCGGGCTGCAGCAATTGATCTTCGACGGCGGCCGCGTCGCGGCGCAGATCCGCAGCGCGCGCGCGTCGCAGTCGGCCTCGATCGCGACCTACCAGCGGCAGCTGCAGACGGTCGCGTTCAACGTCGCGACGGCGTACTACAACACGCTCGCCGCGCAGCGCCAGACGCAAGTCGCGCTGACGACCGTGCAGCTCGATCAGGTTCAGGAGAGTCTGGTCACCGCGCAGATTCGGGCCGGGACCGCCGCGCGCGCCGATCTCGCGACCGCGCAGCTGCCGACCGCGCAGGCGCGCGTCGCGGTGATTCGCGCGCAGGCCGCGCAAAACGTCGCGCTGGCGACGTTCGCCAACACGCTCGGGCTCGACGCCGACGTCGCGGTGCAGCCGAAGGACGACGTCCCCGCGCTGAGCGCGACGTCGGGGACCCTGGCGGTCAACCCGGCGTTTCCGACGCCGACGTATCAGCAAGCCGTCACGCGCGCGCTCGCGCTGCGGCCCGATCTGACGGCGCAGCAGCAGAACGTCGCCGCGTCGCGCGAGAACGTGCGCGCGGCGCGGCTCGGAAACTTCCCGAACCTGAGCGGCACCGCGAACTACGGGACGAGCTCGACCGATCCGAGCGGCGGAACGTTCCGCAACAACGGCTCGATCGGCGTCGCGCTCAGCATCCCGATCTACGACCGCGGCGTGACGCGCGCGCAGACGGCGCAGGCGCAAGGACAGCTCGACCTCGCGCAAGCGAACCTGCAGACCGCCGAGCAGGGCGTGCAGCTCAACGTCCGGCAGGCGCTGGTGAACTTGGTCTCGGCGTACGCCGCGCTCGACCAGACCAACGCCGAGCTGACGAAGGCGCAGCAGGTGCTGCAGTCGACGGAGGCCCAGTACCGGGCCGGCGTGACGACGCTGCCGCTGCTGCTCAACGCGCAGGTCGGCATCACGCAAGCGCTCACCGACGAGGTCAACGCGGTGTACACCGTGCGGCAGGCCGAACAGGCGCTGCTGTTCGCGGAGGGCGTGAACGCCAACGGGTGA
- a CDS encoding efflux RND transporter periplasmic adaptor subunit → MRRSQRALLAAAVLAMAVTACGKGGGGGAGQKGPPPLAVDVAQAQRRDIATYVTLDGQIAPVQESTLSSPQSGNVAAVYVNEGQHVSRGQLLAKLDDSTLRASLAQQEAIVQTNSAQLGSSTLQAPVTAANASNTIVSAQQQVAAAHNNTASAQAAYQSALSTYNADRQLLAQGYVAQTQFDQARAQYVQTQQALNTARESERQAQVALRAAQSQGTNAVPIQQQAIAVNRGQLAAAQAQARLLQTQIAQTAIVSPFDGVVTQRLLDPGAFASPNQPVVRVSQIDTVYVNVNVPDDDLPYVHSGTPVTFTTSSLGNRSYNAAVMDVNATPTQGTLSYRARVRVANPGDRLRGGMLVSVTVRKEYHPNAIVVPRTAVFQSENGSNVFTVANLPAPQGGAAGAGGQGGGAAAGGGAPGGGAASGPGARSGKRGGAGGASAAGGAGGPGGAGGGAGGPGGAPPIKLMQANVVPVQVGLQTDTLTEIRSPQVQPGTTVITTRPDALQDKSVVAISNPAPGGRRGGAQ, encoded by the coding sequence ATGAGACGGAGTCAGCGCGCGTTGCTGGCCGCCGCGGTCCTCGCCATGGCGGTGACCGCATGCGGCAAGGGCGGAGGCGGCGGAGCAGGCCAGAAAGGACCGCCGCCGCTGGCGGTCGACGTCGCGCAAGCCCAGCGCCGCGACATCGCCACCTACGTCACGCTCGACGGCCAGATCGCGCCGGTTCAAGAGTCGACGCTCAGCTCGCCGCAGTCCGGCAACGTCGCGGCGGTCTACGTCAACGAAGGACAGCACGTCTCGCGCGGCCAGCTGCTGGCGAAGCTCGACGACTCGACGCTGCGCGCCTCGCTCGCGCAGCAAGAGGCGATCGTGCAAACGAATAGCGCGCAGCTCGGCTCCTCGACGCTGCAGGCGCCGGTCACCGCCGCCAACGCCTCGAACACGATCGTGAGCGCGCAGCAGCAGGTCGCCGCCGCGCACAACAACACCGCCAGCGCGCAAGCCGCGTACCAGAGCGCGCTCTCGACGTACAACGCCGACCGCCAGCTGCTCGCGCAAGGCTACGTCGCGCAGACGCAGTTCGACCAGGCGCGCGCGCAGTACGTGCAGACGCAGCAGGCGCTGAACACCGCGCGCGAGAGCGAGCGGCAGGCGCAGGTCGCGCTGCGCGCAGCGCAGTCGCAGGGAACGAACGCCGTGCCGATCCAGCAGCAGGCGATCGCGGTGAACCGCGGTCAGCTCGCCGCCGCGCAAGCGCAAGCGCGTTTGCTGCAGACGCAGATCGCGCAGACCGCGATCGTCTCGCCGTTCGACGGCGTCGTCACGCAGCGGCTGCTCGATCCCGGCGCGTTCGCCAGCCCGAATCAGCCGGTCGTGCGCGTCTCGCAGATCGACACGGTGTACGTCAACGTCAACGTCCCCGACGACGACCTGCCGTACGTGCATAGCGGGACGCCGGTCACGTTCACCACCTCGAGTCTGGGCAACCGCAGCTACAACGCCGCGGTGATGGACGTCAACGCGACGCCGACGCAGGGAACGCTCTCGTACCGCGCGCGGGTCCGCGTCGCGAACCCGGGCGACCGGCTGCGCGGCGGGATGCTGGTCAGCGTCACGGTGCGCAAGGAGTACCATCCGAACGCGATCGTGGTGCCGCGCACCGCGGTGTTCCAGAGCGAGAACGGGTCGAACGTCTTCACCGTCGCGAACCTGCCGGCGCCTCAAGGCGGCGCGGCGGGTGCGGGCGGACAAGGCGGTGGTGCCGCCGCAGGCGGCGGCGCGCCCGGCGGCGGCGCGGCGAGCGGACCCGGCGCGCGCAGCGGAAAACGCGGCGGTGCGGGCGGCGCAAGCGCAGCCGGTGGAGCGGGCGGTCCGGGCGGAGCCGGCGGCGGGGCCGGCGGTCCGGGCGGGGCGCCGCCGATCAAGCTGATGCAGGCGAACGTCGTTCCGGTGCAGGTCGGCTTGCAGACGGACACGCTCACCGAGATCCGCAGCCCGCAGGTTCAGCCCGGGACGACGGTGATCACCACGCGGCCCGACGCCTTGCAGGACAAGAGCGTCGTCGCGATCAGCAATCCGGCACCCGGCGGCCGCCGCGGCGGCGCGCAGTGA
- a CDS encoding thioesterase family protein, translated as MRGKIEVGGTYQSQTRVEEWMTAEKAGNKGVPVLSTPMLVQLVEEAAMQCVAPALDPDEVTLGTHVDLAHLAATPVGLIVRTEVEILKVDGRRIEYAFTAFDEREKIAEGTHERYVTSREKFRERLEEKLG; from the coding sequence ATGCGCGGCAAGATCGAGGTTGGGGGGACCTATCAGAGCCAGACCCGGGTCGAGGAGTGGATGACGGCCGAGAAAGCCGGCAACAAGGGCGTCCCCGTTCTCTCGACGCCGATGCTTGTGCAGCTCGTCGAGGAGGCAGCGATGCAGTGCGTCGCGCCGGCGCTCGATCCCGACGAGGTCACCCTCGGCACCCACGTCGACCTCGCCCACCTCGCGGCGACCCCGGTCGGCTTGATCGTCCGCACCGAGGTCGAGATCCTCAAGGTCGACGGCCGCCGGATCGAATACGCCTTCACCGCGTTCGACGAGCGTGAGAAGATCGCCGAGGGGACCCACGAGCGCTACGTCACGTCTCGCGAAAAATTCCGCGAAAGGCTCGAAGAGAAACTCGGCTAG
- a CDS encoding copper amine oxidase N-terminal domain-containing protein, which produces MKRLSTGLLAALVAVGIGTTSVSAQNAAAAKGNTGTFAPVQIAQATMAPSSSMPPADFGTPPSGEVPILFNDRHVYTKPDRLKANRVLAALVRGNTILVPLRSMFEQMGATVSYDPASKTVDVSKPGSDVKVTVGRPEVVINGESRPLDVPPEIYKGTVVVPVRVISEGMGAYVQWVPDRRIVVVRYLPPQPPPPPPPPTATPAPVVTPPPPPPTATPTPAPPARNPYEHFIVGDYVFNPKVYNEFSPGNSGKGGSYAVRGAVEFPAFGLPWMLEGDYRSYAYPHDSTITTAMYNTSFDGNPCPHNGLPVALTPAAGNQGCVTVIGAYGQTAVPSFTARDSDFDGRLGLKIAEPRIYIGVGYLHREENYGYPRQNGFGFGAEKLPDLENSLSVYGSVWYYPSISGNFTYPNLGAPPALAVTTDKFQQRFLKYQIGGTLNLGSSGLFLDAGFLGDTIRGKNLSPSDASHAGGYIGLGIKF; this is translated from the coding sequence GTGAAACGACTGAGCACCGGGCTTCTGGCCGCGCTTGTCGCGGTCGGAATCGGTACGACGTCCGTCTCGGCCCAGAACGCTGCAGCGGCGAAAGGCAACACCGGAACCTTCGCGCCCGTGCAGATCGCTCAAGCCACGATGGCGCCGTCGTCGTCGATGCCGCCCGCTGACTTCGGCACGCCGCCTTCCGGCGAGGTCCCGATCCTCTTCAACGACCGGCACGTCTATACCAAGCCGGACCGCCTGAAGGCGAACCGCGTCCTCGCTGCGCTGGTGCGCGGCAATACCATTCTCGTTCCGCTGCGCTCGATGTTCGAGCAGATGGGCGCGACGGTTTCGTACGACCCCGCCTCGAAAACGGTGGACGTCTCAAAGCCGGGCTCCGACGTGAAAGTGACCGTCGGCCGTCCGGAAGTCGTGATCAACGGCGAGAGCCGTCCGCTCGACGTTCCTCCCGAGATTTACAAGGGCACGGTCGTCGTGCCGGTTCGCGTGATCTCGGAAGGGATGGGCGCCTACGTTCAGTGGGTCCCGGATCGTCGGATCGTCGTAGTCCGCTACCTGCCGCCGCAGCCGCCGCCGCCGCCGCCCCCGCCGACCGCAACGCCGGCGCCCGTGGTGACGCCGCCGCCGCCGCCGCCCACGGCTACCCCGACCCCGGCTCCGCCGGCTCGGAACCCGTACGAGCACTTCATCGTCGGTGACTACGTCTTCAACCCGAAGGTCTACAACGAGTTCTCGCCGGGCAACTCCGGCAAGGGCGGCTCGTATGCGGTCCGCGGCGCGGTCGAGTTCCCGGCGTTCGGCCTCCCCTGGATGCTCGAGGGAGACTATCGCTCGTACGCCTACCCGCACGACAGCACGATCACTACAGCGATGTACAACACCTCGTTCGACGGCAACCCGTGCCCGCACAACGGCCTGCCCGTTGCGCTGACCCCGGCCGCCGGCAACCAGGGCTGCGTCACCGTGATCGGCGCGTACGGCCAGACGGCCGTCCCCTCGTTCACCGCGCGTGACTCCGACTTCGACGGGCGCCTCGGCCTCAAGATCGCCGAACCGCGCATCTACATCGGCGTCGGCTACCTCCACCGTGAGGAGAACTACGGCTATCCGAGGCAGAACGGCTTCGGCTTCGGCGCCGAGAAGCTCCCCGACCTGGAGAACAGCCTCTCGGTCTACGGCAGCGTGTGGTACTACCCGAGCATCTCGGGCAACTTCACGTACCCGAACCTCGGTGCGCCGCCTGCACTTGCCGTCACGACCGACAAGTTCCAGCAGCGCTTCCTGAAGTACCAGATCGGCGGAACGCTCAACCTGGGTAGCTCCGGGCTGTTCCTCGACGCCGGTTTCCTCGGCGACACGATCCGCGGCAAGAACCTCTCGCCGTCCGACGCGTCGCACGCGGGTGGCTACATCGGCCTCGGTATCAAGTTCTAA
- a CDS encoding carbon-nitrogen hydrolase family protein: MSARPTPVAAVQTVAHDRADFPERWPALLARIAAAAESGARLIVVPEGTVPAYVIGTEPVDPQQLEAAAQDVIAVAARTGATIVYGGARAGAHGLANSAYVVTAAGIAGYADKCLLWHFDRRWFSAGTALEPVDTPVGRLGIFICADGRIPTIGSTLVAKGAEVLVVPTAWVTSGRDPRALENLQADLMAPVRARENGVPLVAANKAGVEARSVAYCGKSQIVAADGTLVALAPQHEETVLRGTVALGPSIADLPPQPPAVRRLAGDVLPAALRIALTERSDPELRRLAALEDADVVIDPHAPPAFADAAVVEDEAVLDPRALVAPRLDGVRLFVWHASIEREWVVPFARTRAAELRAYVVAFDTPRRRAFAVDPDGNVVCGTFGDFELAAFTFERSRTESWRVAPATDVREALVRIGNFPSTNAAT; encoded by the coding sequence GTGAGTGCTCGTCCGACACCCGTCGCTGCCGTGCAGACGGTCGCGCACGATCGCGCCGACTTCCCGGAGCGGTGGCCCGCGCTGCTGGCGCGGATCGCCGCGGCCGCGGAGTCCGGCGCACGCTTGATCGTCGTCCCCGAAGGGACCGTCCCCGCCTATGTCATCGGCACCGAGCCAGTCGATCCGCAGCAATTGGAGGCCGCGGCGCAAGACGTGATCGCGGTCGCAGCGCGCACCGGCGCGACGATCGTCTACGGCGGCGCGCGCGCCGGCGCGCACGGCCTCGCGAACAGCGCCTACGTGGTGACGGCGGCCGGCATCGCCGGCTACGCCGACAAGTGCCTGTTGTGGCACTTCGACCGCCGCTGGTTCAGCGCCGGGACAGCGCTCGAACCGGTCGACACGCCGGTCGGCCGGCTGGGGATCTTCATCTGCGCCGACGGACGGATCCCGACCATCGGCAGCACGCTGGTGGCGAAGGGCGCGGAGGTTCTCGTCGTGCCGACGGCGTGGGTCACCAGCGGCCGCGACCCGCGCGCGCTCGAGAACCTGCAAGCCGACCTGATGGCGCCGGTGCGCGCCCGCGAGAACGGCGTCCCGCTCGTCGCCGCCAACAAGGCCGGCGTGGAAGCGCGCAGCGTCGCGTACTGCGGGAAGAGCCAGATCGTCGCTGCCGACGGAACGCTCGTCGCGCTCGCGCCGCAGCACGAGGAGACGGTGCTGCGCGGGACGGTCGCGCTGGGGCCCTCGATCGCCGATCTGCCGCCGCAGCCCCCGGCGGTAAGGCGGCTCGCGGGGGACGTCTTGCCCGCCGCGCTGCGCATCGCGCTCACCGAACGCTCCGATCCCGAGCTGCGCCGGCTCGCGGCGCTCGAGGACGCCGACGTGGTGATCGATCCGCACGCGCCGCCGGCGTTCGCGGACGCCGCGGTCGTCGAGGACGAAGCGGTGCTCGACCCGCGCGCGCTCGTCGCGCCGCGGCTCGACGGCGTGCGGCTCTTCGTCTGGCACGCGTCGATCGAGCGCGAGTGGGTCGTGCCGTTCGCGCGCACGCGCGCCGCCGAGCTGCGCGCGTACGTCGTCGCGTTCGACACTCCGCGGCGCCGCGCGTTCGCGGTCGATCCGGACGGCAACGTCGTCTGCGGCACGTTCGGCGACTTCGAGCTCGCCGCGTTCACCTTTGAACGCAGTCGCACGGAAAGTTGGAGGGTTGCTCCCGCGACCGACGTACGAGAGGCCCTCGTGCGCATCGGCAACTTCCCTTCCACCAACGCGGCGACGTGA
- a CDS encoding DUF4337 family protein, whose amino-acid sequence MSTNAAKSFEEAHERHEHGGEGPRWVPIAAATLAVLAAIAGYFGNLRSTQALVEKNDAIVSTTKASDTWNQYQAGRVKYYVATIALDQGVGPGGNAADLKQTAASEKSKGPALVEKAHAFEEEAARHNERSERLLNQHETIEVGTTLFEVAIVLVSITALVGSRLLPISAGIAAVLGLGFFVAGLTAK is encoded by the coding sequence GTGAGCACGAACGCGGCAAAGTCCTTCGAAGAGGCGCACGAAAGGCACGAGCACGGAGGCGAGGGACCGCGCTGGGTGCCGATCGCCGCGGCGACGCTCGCCGTGCTGGCGGCGATCGCCGGCTACTTCGGCAACCTGCGCTCGACGCAGGCGCTGGTCGAAAAAAACGACGCGATCGTGTCGACCACCAAAGCGTCCGACACGTGGAACCAGTACCAAGCGGGGCGGGTGAAATACTACGTCGCGACGATCGCGCTCGATCAGGGCGTGGGTCCGGGCGGGAACGCGGCCGATCTCAAGCAAACCGCGGCGAGCGAGAAATCGAAGGGACCTGCGCTCGTGGAGAAGGCGCACGCGTTCGAGGAAGAAGCGGCGCGCCACAACGAGCGCTCGGAGCGGCTGTTGAACCAGCACGAGACGATCGAGGTCGGCACGACGCTGTTCGAGGTCGCGATCGTGTTGGTCTCGATCACCGCGCTCGTCGGTTCGCGGCTGCTGCCGATCAGCGCTGGGATCGCGGCCGTGCTCGGGCTCGGGTTCTTCGTCGCCGGGCTGACCGCGAAGTAG